The region GAACTTCCTCGCCACCAAGTGGGCCACCGCCAAGCGCTTCGGCCTCGAGGGCGGCGAGACCCTCATCCCCGGCATGAAGGAGATGTTCGACCGGTCCGCCGATCTCGGCGTCGAGAACATTGTCATTGGCATGCCCCACAGGGGGAGGCTCAATGTGCTGGGGAACGTCGTCCGCAAGCCCTTGTCTCAGATATTCAGCGAGTTTGCTGGCGGGACGAGGCCTGTCGAAGGCGAGGATGGGCTCTATACTGGAACTGGTGATGTCAAGTACCATCTGGGTACCTCCTACGACCGGCCGACCCGTGGTGGCAAGAGGATCCACTTGTCGTTGGTCGCCAATCCCAGTCATCTGGAGGCCGTCGACCCTGTTGTCATTGGCAAGACGCGTGCAAAGCAGTTCTACTCCAATGATGATGACAGGACAAAGAACATGGGCATTCTTATTCATGGAGATGGTAGCTTTGCTGGGCAGGGCGTGGTGTATGAGACGCTCCATCTGAGTGCCCTTCCAAACTACACAACTGGAGGAACCATTCACATTGTTGTCAACAATCAAGTTGCCTTCACAACTGATCCAAGAGCCGGCAGGTCTTCCCAGTACTGCACGGATGTTGCCAAGGCCGTGAATGTCCCTATATTCCATGTTAATGGTGATGATCTGGAGGCTGTTGTACGTGTCTGCGAACTTGCAGCTGAGTGGCGCCAGACCTTCCATTCTGATGTGGTGGTCGACCTGATCTGCTACCGTCGTTTTGGACACAATGAAATTGATGAGCCATCCTTCACACAGCCAAAGATGTATCAGGTAATCCCCATGCTACTGAATCTGTGTATTTTGCATATGTCGTTGATCATTTCCACTTAGGTAGTTAGGTTTCTAACCAATGAAGTATACAGCTCAATGTTCATTCCTTTTTAGCCGCACCTGATTACCCTCTCTATCGTGTTCCTGTCCAATTCCTGTCTCTACCATGCTTGTGCTTTTATGCTGATATTGATGTTTTGTGCTTAGGTAGTTAGGTTTCTAATCAATAAAGTATACAGCTCAATGTTCATTCCTTTTTATCTGCACCTGATTACCCTCTCTATCGCTGCCTGTCTCTATCATACTTGTGCTTTTATGCTGGTATTGATGCTTCAGCTCAATTCTCATTCCGTTTTAGCCGCATCTGATTACCCTCTATCTTGTTCGGTTGTTCCTGTCTCTATCATACTTGTGCATTTATGCTGATATTGATGCTTTGTGCTTCTAGCACCCTGTGGTTCACTGTTTCTGATGAAAATTATTCTTTGGCAGGTCATTAAGAACCATCCAAGTTCATTGAAGCTttatgaacagaaactgcttgaaaCAGGTGAAGTCACTAAAGAAGATGTTCAGAGGATCCACGACAAAGTGAACCGAATCCTAAATGAAGAGTTCGCTAAAAGCAAAGATTATGTTCCCAACAAGAGGGATTGGCTCTCGGCTTACTGGACTGGCTTTAAGTCACCTGAGCAAATTTCACGTGTTCGCAACACCGGGTAACAGCATTTTTTGTGTTGATTATGCTTGTAGTTCATGTCTTCAACAGTTATGTCATCCATCATCATTGAAATGCTTGCTTTGCAGGGTTAAGCCGGAGGTACTGAAACGTGTTGGGCAAGCAATTACTACTCTGCCTGAAAGCTTCAAGCCCCACAGAGCAGTGAAGAAGATTTTTGAGCAGCGTGCTGCAATGATCGAGAGTGGTGAAGGTATTGATTGGGCTGTTGCCGAAGCCCTTGCCTTTGCAGCACTCATAGTTGAAGGCAACCATGTTAGGCTGAGTGGACAGGATGTGGAAAGGGGAACTTTTAGCCACCGGCATTCAGTTGTGCATGACCAGGAAACTGGGGCGAAATACTGCCCGCTCGATCATGTTGTGATGAATCAAAATGAGGAGCTGTTTACTGTTAGCAACAGGTAAGTCTGCTAatggaactactccctccgtcccaaaattattgtcttagatttgtccaaatacggatgtatctagttacgttttagtgttagatacatctgtatctagacaaatctaagacaagaattttgggacagagggagtattatttatgTCATCCTAGTGACTGCTGTAATAATATCTGCACTTATTAAATTTGGAAGCTTATAAGATCGTTCTTGTTCCCCTGGTCCATAGACAAAAATGAAGAAACTATATCTGGTTCTGTAGGTTTATTTGGCCCATCTATGCTTTGAATATTGTTCAGCTTACCAGTAGAACAATAAGCTCTACTTTCCCTTGTCTTTAGACATGAATGAATCGATAAAAGTATCCATTATTTAGATAAGCTCTACTTTTACTTATTGCCTCGAATCGCCCACTTAATTTTATTAACTTGCCACCTTTCATATGCAAACTTAGATTATTCCAGTTATATATAGTTTTGAGATGGCTCCTGTTTTACCTGTAACAAGTTTCAGTTTGAATAAGGGGAATTTGCTTTTTCTTGGGATTTGAGGACACGAATGTGCCTTTTGCAGTTCACTTTCGGAATTCGCTGTTCTTGGATTTGAATTGGGCTACTCCATGGAGAACCCGAATTCGCTAGTACTCTGGGAAGCTCAGTTTGGTGACTTCTCCAATGGTGCACAAGTGATGTTCGACCAGTTTCTGAGTAGTGGAGAGGCAAAATGGCTGCGTCAAACTGGCCTTGTTGTTCTACTGCCTCATGGTTATGATGGCCAAGGTCCTGAGCACTCCAGCTCCCGTTTGGAGCGCTTCCTTCAGGTAATTCACAGAACATACTTTTTTTTCCCTTCTGTATCATGCAGCCAATTAGTCCTGTCCAGTCAGAAGCGTCTTGTTTTGCATCCTTGTTGTTTGCTAGTTCTCTAGCATGCTTTAGTTGTTTGTCGGTTTGAAATATCCAGTCACTATTCAAGAAAATACGGTTTGTTTTACAACTTTTGATAGCTAGCCATGTTATGGTGATGGTGGTCTTTGTTATTTGTGGATGAGTGGTATGATCGGTTCTTGAACGTTTGTTGCTTACTGGAGATTATCAATTTGCTTCACAGATGAGTGATGACAATCCTTTTGTCATACCTGAGATGGACTCAACACTTCGCAAGCAGATACAGGAGTGTAACTGGCAGGTTGTGAATGTGACAACCCCTGCAAACTATTTCCATGTGCTGCGTCGTCAGGTTAGTTTATTTTCACTGTTCTGAAGTTTTCGCCAGATGCCATCTTGTGGCTACTAGCATGAAATAACCCTTATACTCTGTCTGTGGGACCTAGATACATAGGGATTTCCGGAAACCGCTGATTGTGACGGCCCCCAAGAACCTACTTCGGCACAAGGAGTGCAAATCCAACCTCTCTGAGTTTGATGATGTTGAAGGGCACCCAGGATTTGATAAGCAAGGAACATGTTTCAAGCGGCTGATAAAGGACCGTAACGATCACAAGGAAGTCGAGGAGGGTATCAACCGCCTTGTATTATGTTCTGGAAAGGTATGTGTTCCCTTTTAGCACAAAATCAAGCTAAACAAATTACCAGTTGAGTGCAGATATGAACTCCCTTTTTGAAATCGTCATATTGCAGGTGTATTATGAACTTGACGATGAGCGGAAAAAGTCCGAGCGCAGTGATGTTGCCATCTGCAGGGTTGAGCAACTTTCCCCATTCCCATACGACCTTATCCAGAGAGAGCTAAAAAGATATCCAAGTATGAATCCTTCTCCTCAAAAATCCAATCCATTGTTTTTGTGAATGCTTGCATTTGCCATGTTTTTCAGTAGTTCCCCTTGTCTGTGGTGGCATTGCTTATTTCACAGCGAGCTTTGGTTTTGTTGCACCTGTATTGTTATTACCGGTATGCTTGTAGAGAGCAGCATAGTCAGTTTTGGCACCTGTGGATGGTACCACACCTCACTGGGCTGGTGTCCTGAATCCTGATATGTACTAGCTGATTGTTCACAGTAGATGCTGCTGGATTGCTAGCAGTTGTTGCTGTCCAAATTTTTATGCTGCATTTTTCTCTCGGGTATATTTAGTTGTACGGCTGTTCATGTTCGCGCTATCTAACACAGATGCGGAGATCGTGTGGTGCCAAGAGGAGCCGATGAACATGGGCGCATACAGCTACATCTCACCCCGCCTCTACTTGGCCATGAAGACCCTCGGGCGCGGCACTTTTGAGGACATCAAGTACGTGggcagggcgccctcggccgccacAGCCACCGGCTTCTTGACGGTCCACGTGCAGGAGCAGTCGGAGCTGGTGAAGAAGGCATTGCAACCGGAGCCGATCAAGTTCCCCTGATGCGGGAAACCCTCGCAAAAATAACCCTTTCGCAGGCTCGGGTTGTCCAGCCTTTGCACACACCGTCTTAAAAGTTTTGGCCTGTACAAGTTCTTTTTTGCTCTCTCTCTTTCGTTCTTCTGTGAGGCGTTTCGCTCCGAAGGTCGCGAATAATCAACTCTTATATGAACCTTCTTGCTGTTGGGGAGGCGTGAGCCCTGTCTCAGCACGAGCAACATTCCTGAATCGTTATGATAGTTTTTGCTGACAGTATGGCACTACCTTTTATCGTATTCTTCCACTGATGGTGCTGAAAGCAGATTAAAACGGTAGCGAGTCGTTATTTCCTTCCATCATCTTACGACCAGAACACCAGCAATTTCAACGGAAATACGATACTGAACCGCAGAAAAACAAGTATTTTTTGTCAACTGTCAGGCCACCTCCCAAGCAGCAGCATCTACCTTCCCCTTGGATCCAATATCTGTGAGAAGACCCTTGTTGCCACCCCAGCGTCCGCACCATCTTCAGCATCGCCGTCCACCGGACGAACCCTGCCCGGAAGCCCCTGCCCGCCGTACGCAATGCTGCTGCTCCCCTCTCCGCCGGTGCTCAGGAACGCCTCCTGCAGCCGGAGCGCGCGCTCCAGGCTCCACAGCACGTCGCCCATCGCCGGCCGATCGGCGCCGTACTCCGCGAGGCACTTCTCCGCGGTCTCGCCGAACTTGCGCAGCGAGGCGGCGCCGACGCCGCCCGCGAGCCGGGGGTCCATCACCCTCTCCAGCTCGCCGAGCCTCTGCCGCGGCATCGCCCAGTCCACGAGGCTCGCCTGCTCGCGGGGCAGCGCCGGGTCGACGGCCGGCCTGGCGCAGAGCACCTCCAGGAGCACCACGCCGAACGAGTACACGTCCGACTTGTCCGTCAGCGTCTGCCGCCTCAGGTAGTCCGGGTCCAGGTACCCGAAGCTGCCCttcaccgcggcggcggcggcggcgccgacgtCGCGCGCCGCCTGCTCGGCGGCCGGCGCCGGCATCGACAGCCCGAAGTCGGAGATCTTGGCGGAGAGGTTCCCGTCGAGGAGGATGTTGGTGGTCTTCACGTCCCGGTGGATGATCGTCTCGGAGACGCCGGTATGAAGGTAATGCAGGCCCTTGGCCGCGCCGATGCAGGCCTCGAGCCTCTGCTTCCACGACagcggccggagcgcgccgggagcGCCGTAGAGGTGGCTCCGGAGCGGCCCGCCGGCCATGAACTCGTAGACCAGCGCCATCTCGTTGTCCTCGTGGCAGTACCCGATGAGCGACACCAGGTGCCGGTGCCGGAGCCTGGACAGCATCTCGATCTCCGTGCGGAACTCCTGCAGGCCCTGCTGCGACCGCGGGTTCCCGCGCTTCACGGCCACCGCCGTGCCGTTCTCCAGGACCCCCCTGTACACCTTGCCGAACCCGCCGACGCCGACCACCCGGCCCTCGTCGAAGTCGCCGGTCGCCCGCCGTATCTGGCCGATGCTGAGGGACGGCCCCGAGGATGGGCGGCTGTGGCTTCTAGTAGCGGCTGAGACCTTGGACGCGGAGACGCCGGTGTGCGTGTGGAGGCctatggaggaggacggcggccgGCCGAGGGACCGCCGTTGTTTCTTACCCCGCCGGCGGTGCCTGAGGAGCAGCAGCGTCCCCGCGATGCAGATGGCGATGAGCGTTGCTCCGCCGGCGGTTGCGGCGGTGACAACCGCAATCTTCTTCTTGCGCGCGGCCTTCGATGTCTGAGCGGTGTTGAGGGCGTCGACACGGCGCACCGCCTCCCGGTCACCGAGCTTCATGATCTCGACGCCATTGAGGATGGCATTCGGCTTCGAGTATGACAGACGAGGCGGCCCAAGCTGCAGCAAGATTTTCTCGGACCCTGGCGGTGCATCGGCGATGAAATCCACGAAGTAGGCGTTGAACAGCCCGAGCTTGCCGGACAGATCGAAGGAGCTGAGCACGGCGCCGCCGTTGATGTAGACGTCGAAGACCAGGTCGGTGGAGTTGCGGCCGACGATGTCGCAGAGGTGCAGCCTGACGGAGTAGCGGAAGCCCGGGTCGACGGGGAACGCCCAGGAGAGGTTGAACCGCTGGTTGCCCACGCCGGCGTCGGCCATCTCCTGCGCGTCGGCGTACACCGCGGCCGGAGCGGCGTACGGCGGGGCGCCCCCCGCGGGGTAGCGGACGCTGGCCGGGTCGACGGAGACGGAGCGCGCGGCCGCGGGGTTGAGGAGGTACGCGGCGTCCCCCTCCCACAGCCTCCAGAAGGAGTCGTTGAGCGAGGCCTCCCCGCTCGCCGCGCCGGCATTGACGCGGTAGCAGGTCTGGGCGAGCCGGAAAGGCTCCGGCGGGCTGAGCGGGAGCGGGAGCAGGGCGTCCGGCGCCGGGAGGAGCTCGACGGCGCTGAGGAGAGCGAGGGAGCCCGGGCGCGGCGAGACGCGGAGGCGCAGGAGCCCTCCGCCGCCGCGGTGCGGCAGCAGGTACTCGCGGTAGCGGTGGCGGCCCGTGGTTGCACGAGAGGCCGGACGGGCGCCGGAGACGAGCTCGAGGTCGCCCGCGGCGACGGCGAACTGCGCGGGCTGGGGGAagtggaggcggaggaggaggtggcggtgggGCGAGCGGGGGACGGGGAGGGAGTAGGTGGCCTCGGCGGAGAAGGCGCGCGCCGTGGAGTAGAGCGGCGAGGAcgccgtggtggtggtggcgcgggaGGCGTGGGCCGGTGAGATGGAGACATTGGAGTCCGGGAGGAAGACGCGGCCGTCGGGGAGGGTGATGGCGGCTGGCGCGCCGCACGCGAGGAGGAGAgggtcgccggcgaccaccaccgccaccgcaagGTGGGAGAGCAGGAGGAGGACCagaccgccgccggcggcggcgtcggTGGTGGTAGCGGCCATGGCGCAATCTCTTGCTCACTCACTGAAGCTCGGTGCCACTGAGCTGGACTGCAATGGGGAGCCAGGGGACATGGAGTTGGGCCAAACTCAAAGCCCATAACCAGGCCCAGACCGAGCCCAACCCAACAAAAAGAGTGGGAGCGAGATGGTGGCCCGGGCGACCCAGCAGGCCAGCACCACCATGCCGCCCCTGGCCGCCGCCGACGCCTTCCGCGTGCTCGAGTTCGTCGCCGGCAACCGCCGCGTCCCCCACTCCCTCTTCGCCGGCCTGCTCGCCGCCCTCCCGCCCGTCTCCCCGCACACCTCCCCGCGCCTGCGCAAGGCCGTCGCGCTccgcgccctcgacgccgccctgtCGGGCTCTGACGCCgacggctccggcgagctcctccgcaAGGCGCGCGACGTCCTCGCCGACCCTGCCATCGCGGTCTGCTTCCCCGAGCACCTCGCCGCCGTCGGAGATGACGTGGCCGCGCTCAGGCGCCTCGTCGACGCCGAGTGGGAGAGCCTCCCTCCCTCTGCGCTCGAGCTCGAAGCCGACCGGATCGCCAGCGCCGGAGCCCTCGACACGTGGGCCAACGCCGACCACGACAAACGCAAGAAGCTTCGCCGGCTGGGTGAGCGCCGCATGCCCTTTCCTTCCTATCCAGATCTCATTGAGAATTTCCAGATCTCAGAATTTCCATGGGTCATGTTGAGCGAACCTCCTCCGACTCTGGGTTCTGAACTTCTGATCTTGTTTTGATATAGCTAGAAAAAAATTACATCTCAAGTAACGCAATTTTGTTGGTTGATGCAGTGGGGGAGGCGACGGAGCGTGAGATTTTGGGCAAGCTTGGGCAAGATCCATCCAAGGCTCCTCAAGTTGATGAGGCGGCCAATGCGCCCAGCACAAGCGGCGCGAACGAGGGTGATCGTGCTCAGCAAGATGATGAAGCTCATCTTGGTAGGGAAAAAGGAGAAGCTAACCATGCCCAAGAGGATTGCGCTCGACATCAACAAGAGCCAGTAGAAAGAACAACAGATGCTCGGGTTCCTGAAAAGCCGGTAACAAGCGcagcagtcaaaggcaaggagcaaGCTACGTCTTCTCATGTCACTGGACAGGCTGCCCCTGACCATAACAAGAGCCATCCAGTAGCTGGTTCTAAGCCTAGTCTTATGGAGAGGAAACCTAGTGCAATCGTTTATCAGGTGATTTCACGTTGGCTTTTATTGATGTTCTGTTAAAGATCTGATGCTGCGAGGCTTATGGGTATTTAAATTGCTCGATAGCGTTCCAATTTCACTCAGCTTCTAGCAACTTTGGTGTGGGGCTGTGGGCAATATATCAGCTTTCTTAGCTCTTTATCTTTGAGGATAATAAAAACCCAACATTTTGGCATAAATCCTGTCATAGTTATTCATGAATAAGTTTGATCGTACAGGAGGAATGAGTTCTATGTGTGATCTACTTGTATGATGTTAGGTCATATTGTTACTCTCATCACTTTGTTAATATGTCATGCTCCTATTTTGATGTTCTCTGCAAAGGGCGGTGTAGGGATCTCATATCTATTTTCTCAAAGTAAACCCCTGGTATTGTTAGAAAGTACAAATTTAGATAATCACATAAATGCCCGACCACAGATTTGAGTTACAGACTTCCCACCATCTGCAACAAAAACGCTTGCTGAAAATGCACATTTAAATTTGGCAGTTTAACTCTGCTAGAAGACACAAGAAAATCCAGTTTAGTATTGATCGTCTTCAACGTTATTTTTTGGGTTGCATGGGGTGCAGTATTCCTGATCGTATGCTGTCATCTTGTAAATGCAGTGGGATGATTCTGGCGACTCCGACTCTGAAAGGCCGCCACATCAGCGCCGGTTACCGACTTACGAAAGGAAGATGAGGCCCCCGCCCGCAATTCCACACAAAACAAGAAAGAAATGGACCGAGATACAAGAGAGAACCCTGATTGAAGGGGTTGCCAAGTACGCTGTCTTCTCTCGCTCTTACTTTTCACATCGAAAACAGAGCTCTCCTAGAGAAACCTTTGCCTCACTTCTTCCTGATGGTGTGTTCATTCATTCATCCATTCTTTCATTCACTCATATAATTTCATCTGCTGCTGCTGAAGGTACGGAAGAGGCAACTGGAAGGACATCAAGATCGCCTACCCGGACGTGTTTCAAGACAGATCGACGGTACGTATTCCTCGGTTCCTGTACGTGGCCCTTCGCTTCGGTGACACGGTCTGCCTTTGGGTTTGTACCATGTCTGAGGCTGAAATGACGGTTCCTGTGCGCAGGTGGATATGAAGGACAAGTTCAGGAACTTGGGGAGGCACTAACAGCGAATGTGCTTGGACATGGAGGGCCATTCGGCCAAGTAGACATCTCCGGCACATATAGTAGGCGAATGTATGTAGATTATAGAGCGGCAAATTGCCATGGCGCAAAGGGCATGAGATATCTTGCCCTTTTGGTTTGTGGCAACCCTACCAGCAGGTGTGGTGTGAGGGAGACCCCAGCACAGCACCTTTCTCTTGTACAGGGAGATGTGGGCAATCTCTGCTAGCCATGATCTGAAGTTCTCTGTAAGTAAGTAACTAACTGATGAGGTgtgtgattatgatgatgatgatgatgcctgtgccattcttcttcttcttctgtctgCATCATCCATCTGGTTCATACTGTGAGTAGCATCTTTTCTTTGTCGTTAATGTCACTGATGCCAAGTCTTGTTTTTTGGAGGACTAGCAGATGTCTGTGTCCGGTGGGTGGGCCGGTGTCGGTTTGGCGGATTTGATAGATCCAATCCACCTCTCTGACTGGCACAAATGCATCTCACTTAGTTAATACTGTACGTGGATGCAGATTAGTAGTTAAGCATGAGAAAGGGATGGCAATGGCATGAGAGAGCTGAGGACGCATGTGATGTATACCTTACGTCTCTGTCTGTTTGCTCATGTTGTTACAGTTAGTTGTACCAAACCCAAACGGTCTAGAACTCTAGATCGTCCGTGCAGGTGCAGTGCAGCATTAACGGACATGCAGCCGCAGAAGGAAAATAAATTTGTTTTATGTTTGTTTGTGTATGCATGTGGGTCCAAAATCAATGATTCTGTAATAGGGTCCGCCCTGCGTGGCTGATTCTGCAACAGTTTATCTAATTCACATTTAGATGTTTTTTatggatgtcacatctaagctcccacaaatatataatgcagcaacaagaaacaacaacaaaaaaaaaactaggacaaaaaaaagagAGACCACAAACAAAGTGGACATCAgcttctagatgtgtcctagacaggccCATTATGTAATGAAAGATTATAAAAGAACTTGTTAGTTAATTATCTTTCTCAAGTTGGGCAAGAATCAAAGATTGAGTTTTAGATATTTACGAGCATTGGGTTTTTATCATGCGGAATGTTTATCAAGATTATTACAGCATGACTGAACCCATCTACTTCTTTAGAGAGATAATATATAACCTTTTCATTATGATGAATGCACCTTCGAAGATTTTGGTTGAAATTCTTTTGGTGATGCTTAAATTTATTCATTGTCTCCTTGAGCTCGTCTTCCTGTTGATAAATACTAAAtgtatctattttttcattaatgaCTTGTTCAACAGGTTTACCTTTTTCTTGAATAACCTTCTTAAATTCCTTCATGTCTTCAACATGATAGATTTTTCCAGTATGCTTAACGGTTCCTCAATATTCTATTGTTCCTTAGCAGCGGTCATAATACTTTCCATGAGTGCTTTTCCTTCTTCAAGAGTTAGAGCCATGAATCGCCCACCTGCACTCAAATCAAGAGTAGACTTGGATTCATCGTTAATGCCATGATAGAACATATGGAGTATAACATATTCAGCAAAACCATTGTCAGACAAAGATTCAGAAATTTAGAATATCTCTCCCAGGTTGCATACAAACTTTCTACCACTTCTTGAGCGAAGGAAGTAAGATTTCTTCGTTGTTTGGTAATCTTGGATCCAGGGAGGAGTTTAGCCATGAACCTCTCTGCACACATTTTTCCAACTGGTTATGCGGCCATATGGCAATCGAGTGTACCATATTTCCGCATCATCCTTGAGAGAAAAATTGAAGAGTCTCATTAAAACAAATTCTCAAGATGCATCTTTCATTTTAAAAGTCCCACATAAAGTATCAAAGAACATAAGATGTGCTTGAGGGCCCCCCTCTTCAGTCCCTGCAAAGGCACGCCTTTTGACTTCCTTAATAAGATCACAGTTAGTCGAATACTCGGTTGCATAATTGGTAGGATATACTATGGGAGATCTTGAGCCCAAGAACGGAGCACAATACTCTCTCACTGATTTATCTTGTTGTTGAGTGATCGATATTTCTGCAAACAAAGTATTAAGCTCAGTAGTCGGACTTTTAAAATGAAGCTTGTTACTCCTGAGGAAACGGAAAATGTATTTAGGTAGATAAGTCTTCCCTAGAACGAGTAGAGCCCTTGTCACCAACATGAAGCATCATCTACAATAACAACACCTGCAAAACAATTACGAAACAAATACTCTACACTTAGATCCTCGGCAACAGCGATAAAAAAATGCTTGATAACTTGCAAACCAAACGTGGTGGTGTAGCACTTTGACATAAATATCCCAAATAGTAATCGTCCCAACGAAGAGTAGAGGCGAATATTTATAAGTAGTGTTTTTGTCACACACAAGTTGTCACAGTTCTTATGTGTAGCAACTGCTTGTGACTTTGCCGACGTTGTCAGTGTCCCAAGATGCAAATGAACCAGAGTAGTAAATATGATGAGTTTGTGGCGACAAGAGTAATAACACTTGAAAGTAAAgaacacaaatataacaaaaagtaGAGATGTTTTTcctacaatggagaaattaggagcGGAGACAATTCAGTTCATGATATACATCAAGTGTGCCAGTGCGACAGTAATACCAGTTACCTTGTATCATGGATACAGTACTTGATTTATTTGTTCAGTTGGCAGATCATCCTAAGGTTATGGATCTCCTCCTCACCGGATTATATTCCATTCTATGGTCCTGCTTCACCGTTGCCACAGAGGGGTCGTCTCCATAATTAAGGTCATTAGACCGAAACCAAGCATTAACTCTGGTCTTGAAAACCGGTATAGTTCTAGGAACTATCAAGGGTTCGAATCCCTCTCTGTCATTTTGCTTATTGAATACGCTTGTTTCTTTCATTTTTCAGCTTCCTCCGACGACACCACTTTTACTCTCTGTCGGAATCTGTAGACATAGTTTCTGGGCATCTTTAAAAACTGATCGACTTAGTTGTTACACACAGACCTGCGCAACGGCTTGGGAGTAAAAGAATTTCCTGCCTGGATTATATTCCATTTTATGGTCCTGCTTTGCCGTTGCCACAGAGTGGTTGTCTCCACAATTAAGGTCATTAGACCGGAACCAAGCATTACGTTTAAT is a window of Triticum dicoccoides isolate Atlit2015 ecotype Zavitan chromosome 2B, WEW_v2.0, whole genome shotgun sequence DNA encoding:
- the LOC119362172 gene encoding 2-oxoglutarate dehydrogenase, mitochondrial-like, giving the protein MTWLRAATGLARHAARRAALARAATPGHAGARSAGFHTSALRRRAAAPAPRAVPLSRLTDSFLDGTSSVYLEELQRAWEADPASVDESWDNFFRNFLGQAAGSPGAGLSGQTIQESMQLLLLVRAYQVNGHMKAALDPLGLDDRAVPEDLDLAPYGFTEADLDREFFLGVWMMAGFLSENRPVLTLREILGKLERAYCGPIGFEYMHIPDRDKCNWLREKIETVAPREYPKDRRLVMLDRLIWSTQFENFLATKWATAKRFGLEGGETLIPGMKEMFDRSADLGVENIVIGMPHRGRLNVLGNVVRKPLSQIFSEFAGGTRPVEGEDGLYTGTGDVKYHLGTSYDRPTRGGKRIHLSLVANPSHLEAVDPVVIGKTRAKQFYSNDDDRTKNMGILIHGDGSFAGQGVVYETLHLSALPNYTTGGTIHIVVNNQVAFTTDPRAGRSSQYCTDVAKAVNVPIFHVNGDDLEAVVRVCELAAEWRQTFHSDVVVDLICYRRFGHNEIDEPSFTQPKMYQVIKNHPSSLKLYEQKLLETGEVTKEDVQRIHDKVNRILNEEFAKSKDYVPNKRDWLSAYWTGFKSPEQISRVRNTGVKPEVLKRVGQAITTLPESFKPHRAVKKIFEQRAAMIESGEGIDWAVAEALAFAALIVEGNHVRLSGQDVERGTFSHRHSVVHDQETGAKYCPLDHVVMNQNEELFTVSNSSLSEFAVLGFELGYSMENPNSLVLWEAQFGDFSNGAQVMFDQFLSSGEAKWLRQTGLVVLLPHGYDGQGPEHSSSRLERFLQMSDDNPFVIPEMDSTLRKQIQECNWQVVNVTTPANYFHVLRRQIHRDFRKPLIVTAPKNLLRHKECKSNLSEFDDVEGHPGFDKQGTCFKRLIKDRNDHKEVEEGINRLVLCSGKVYYELDDERKKSERSDVAICRVEQLSPFPYDLIQRELKRYPNAEIVWCQEEPMNMGAYSYISPRLYLAMKTLGRGTFEDIKYVGRAPSAATATGFLTVHVQEQSELVKKALQPEPIKFP
- the LOC119362173 gene encoding receptor-like protein kinase THESEUS 1 is translated as MAATTTDAAAGGGLVLLLLSHLAVAVVVAGDPLLLACGAPAAITLPDGRVFLPDSNVSISPAHASRATTTTASSPLYSTARAFSAEATYSLPVPRSPHRHLLLRLHFPQPAQFAVAAGDLELVSGARPASRATTGRHRYREYLLPHRGGGGLLRLRVSPRPGSLALLSAVELLPAPDALLPLPLSPPEPFRLAQTCYRVNAGAASGEASLNDSFWRLWEGDAAYLLNPAAARSVSVDPASVRYPAGGAPPYAAPAAVYADAQEMADAGVGNQRFNLSWAFPVDPGFRYSVRLHLCDIVGRNSTDLVFDVYINGGAVLSSFDLSGKLGLFNAYFVDFIADAPPGSEKILLQLGPPRLSYSKPNAILNGVEIMKLGDREAVRRVDALNTAQTSKAARKKKIAVVTAATAGGATLIAICIAGTLLLLRHRRRGKKQRRSLGRPPSSSIGLHTHTGVSASKVSAATRSHSRPSSGPSLSIGQIRRATGDFDEGRVVGVGGFGKVYRGVLENGTAVAVKRGNPRSQQGLQEFRTEIEMLSRLRHRHLVSLIGYCHEDNEMALVYEFMAGGPLRSHLYGAPGALRPLSWKQRLEACIGAAKGLHYLHTGVSETIIHRDVKTTNILLDGNLSAKISDFGLSMPAPAAEQAARDVGAAAAAAVKGSFGYLDPDYLRRQTLTDKSDVYSFGVVLLEVLCARPAVDPALPREQASLVDWAMPRQRLGELERVMDPRLAGGVGAASLRKFGETAEKCLAEYGADRPAMGDVLWSLERALRLQEAFLSTGGEGSSSIAYGGQGLPGRVRPVDGDAEDGADAGVATRVFSQILDPRGR
- the LOC119362174 gene encoding telomere-associated protein 1-like, coding for MVARATQQASTTMPPLAAADAFRVLEFVAGNRRVPHSLFAGLLAALPPVSPHTSPRLRKAVALRALDAALSGSDADGSGELLRKARDVLADPAIAVCFPEHLAAVGDDVAALRRLVDAEWESLPPSALELEADRIASAGALDTWANADHDKRKKLRRLVGEATEREILGKLGQDPSKAPQVDEAANAPSTSGANEGDRAQQDDEAHLGREKGEANHAQEDCARHQQEPVERTTDARVPEKPVTSAAVKGKEQATSSHVTGQAAPDHNKSHPVAGSKPSLMERKPSAIVYQWDDSGDSDSERPPHQRRLPTYERKMRPPPAIPHKTRKKWTEIQERTLIEGVAKYGRGNWKDIKIAYPDVFQDRSTVDMKDKFRNLGRH